A single genomic interval of Euwallacea similis isolate ESF13 chromosome 2, ESF131.1, whole genome shotgun sequence harbors:
- the LOC136419311 gene encoding zinc finger protein 664-like isoform X2 — translation MLLSCPLCSKPHFEGVDSLRTTLINVATAPLTCPVCQESLRGLDKLTIHLFGHVSEAADKRQICVISQSKEDHETVKEEIDRSIHKICNENVAHYGFNTHINLPPHLLTNNGCYTEDGAESDEIKGGGKPHECKQWTCDVCAKMFTTKYFLKKHKRLHTGEMPYSCSICNKSFTFQQSYHKHMLYHSSEKPYVCPECGRAFKEHSTLQNHARIHSGERPFGCEICGKRFRQRVSYLVHMRIHTGVMPYKCTACNKSFRYKVSQKSHKCPMNPPGSVIKVNESDAQLSLKNSNLPQSDCETQKLANATKKCIMSVDYDTGSINFIQRENPINGSTDVGQLQMICSAKVPVSSPTSQLPDSDDRLISSQTNVYSAIISPVLPEVASLCLNNNSPVHHPSSPGLENIQVIREKCLEELFQ, via the exons atgttattgtcgTGTCCTTTGTGCTCCAAACCGCACTTCGAAGGTGTGGACTCCTTAAGGACTACTTTGATTAACGTGGCAACTGCCCCCTTGACCTGTCCGGTATGCCAGGAATCTTTACGAGGCTTGGATAAGCTGACCATACATTTATTCGGACACGTGAGTGAAGCTGCGGATAAAAGGCAAATATGCGTTATAAGTCAGAGCAAGGAGGATCATGAAACTGTGAAGGAGGAGATTGATAGGAGCattcataaaatttgcaatgaaaat GTGGCTCATTACGGCTTCAATACCCATATTAATTTACCTCCCCACTTGCTCACCAACAATGGTTGTTACACTGAAGATGGTGCTGAATCTGATGAAATCAAAG GTGGTGGTAAGCCACATGAATGTAAGCAGTGGACTTGCGATGTCTGCGCGAAAATGTTCACCACGAAATACTTCCTAAAGAAGCATAAAAGATTGCATACTG GGGAGATGCCATATTCTTGCAGCATCTGCAACAAATCCTTCACCTTCCAGCAATCCTACCACAAACATATGCTCTATCACTCATCAGAGAAGCCTTATGTCTGCCCTGAGTGCGGAAGAGCGTTCAAGGAACATTCCACCCTGCAAAACCATGCCCGAATCCACTCGGGGGAACGCCCTTTCGGATGTGAAATTTGCG gAAAACGTTTCAGGCAACGCGTATCTTACTTAGTTCATATGCGGATTCATACCGGTGTCATGCCCTACAAATGTACTGCGTGCAATAAAAGCTTCAGATACAAAGTCAGCCAGAAATCCCATAAATGCCCTATGAACCCCCCAGGGTCGGTTATCAAAGTTAATGAAAGCGACGCTCAGTTGAGCctcaaaaactcaaatttacCTCAAAGCGATTGTGAGACTCAAAAGCTCGCAAATGCAACTAAAAAGTGCATTATGTCTGTTGATTATGATACTGGCAGTATAAACTTTATACAACGCGAAAATCCTATTAATGGTTCGACTGATGTGGGGCAGCTGCAAATGATTTGCTCTGCAAAAGTTCCTGTATCAAGTCCAACATCTCAATTACCTGATAGCGATG ATCGCTTGATTTCCTCACAAACCAACGTATATTCAGCGATTATTTCTCCGGTTCTACCGGAAGTTGCTTCACTTTGCTTGAACAATAATTCACCTGTACATCATCCAAGTTCACCTGGGTTGGAGAATATTCAAGTAATAAGGGAGAAATGTTTGGAAGAGTTATTTCAATGA
- the LOC136419311 gene encoding zinc finger protein ZFP2-like isoform X1 has protein sequence MLLSCPLCSKPHFEGVDSLRTTLINVATAPLTCPVCQESLRGLDKLTIHLFGHVSEAADKRQICVISQSKEDHETVKEEIDRSIHKICNENFTVPKAHLSPSEGTPQKPPDEVISCDICSFTFTDKNILEMHQKLLHQTSPDEKTGKYSYHCHLCSKRFRMRGSLMVHLRVAHYGFNTHINLPPHLLTNNGCYTEDGAESDEIKGGGKPHECKQWTCDVCAKMFTTKYFLKKHKRLHTGEMPYSCSICNKSFTFQQSYHKHMLYHSSEKPYVCPECGRAFKEHSTLQNHARIHSGERPFGCEICGKRFRQRVSYLVHMRIHTGVMPYKCTACNKSFRYKVSQKSHKCPMNPPGSVIKVNESDAQLSLKNSNLPQSDCETQKLANATKKCIMSVDYDTGSINFIQRENPINGSTDVGQLQMICSAKVPVSSPTSQLPDSDDRLISSQTNVYSAIISPVLPEVASLCLNNNSPVHHPSSPGLENIQVIREKCLEELFQ, from the exons atgttattgtcgTGTCCTTTGTGCTCCAAACCGCACTTCGAAGGTGTGGACTCCTTAAGGACTACTTTGATTAACGTGGCAACTGCCCCCTTGACCTGTCCGGTATGCCAGGAATCTTTACGAGGCTTGGATAAGCTGACCATACATTTATTCGGACACGTGAGTGAAGCTGCGGATAAAAGGCAAATATGCGTTATAAGTCAGAGCAAGGAGGATCATGAAACTGTGAAGGAGGAGATTGATAGGAGCattcataaaatttgcaatgaaaat TTTACAGTACCAAAGGCTCATCTAAGCCCCTCAGAAGGCACCCCTCAAAAACCACCTGACGAGGTTATCAGCTGCGATATATGCAGCTTTACCTTCACAGACAAAAATATCCTGGAAATGCATCAAAAACTGTTACATCAAACCTCTCCAGATGAGAAGACCGGAAAGTATAGTTATCATTGTCACTTGTGCAGTAAACGGTTTAGAATGAGGGGGAGTCTCATGGTCCATCTGAGG GTGGCTCATTACGGCTTCAATACCCATATTAATTTACCTCCCCACTTGCTCACCAACAATGGTTGTTACACTGAAGATGGTGCTGAATCTGATGAAATCAAAG GTGGTGGTAAGCCACATGAATGTAAGCAGTGGACTTGCGATGTCTGCGCGAAAATGTTCACCACGAAATACTTCCTAAAGAAGCATAAAAGATTGCATACTG GGGAGATGCCATATTCTTGCAGCATCTGCAACAAATCCTTCACCTTCCAGCAATCCTACCACAAACATATGCTCTATCACTCATCAGAGAAGCCTTATGTCTGCCCTGAGTGCGGAAGAGCGTTCAAGGAACATTCCACCCTGCAAAACCATGCCCGAATCCACTCGGGGGAACGCCCTTTCGGATGTGAAATTTGCG gAAAACGTTTCAGGCAACGCGTATCTTACTTAGTTCATATGCGGATTCATACCGGTGTCATGCCCTACAAATGTACTGCGTGCAATAAAAGCTTCAGATACAAAGTCAGCCAGAAATCCCATAAATGCCCTATGAACCCCCCAGGGTCGGTTATCAAAGTTAATGAAAGCGACGCTCAGTTGAGCctcaaaaactcaaatttacCTCAAAGCGATTGTGAGACTCAAAAGCTCGCAAATGCAACTAAAAAGTGCATTATGTCTGTTGATTATGATACTGGCAGTATAAACTTTATACAACGCGAAAATCCTATTAATGGTTCGACTGATGTGGGGCAGCTGCAAATGATTTGCTCTGCAAAAGTTCCTGTATCAAGTCCAACATCTCAATTACCTGATAGCGATG ATCGCTTGATTTCCTCACAAACCAACGTATATTCAGCGATTATTTCTCCGGTTCTACCGGAAGTTGCTTCACTTTGCTTGAACAATAATTCACCTGTACATCATCCAAGTTCACCTGGGTTGGAGAATATTCAAGTAATAAGGGAGAAATGTTTGGAAGAGTTATTTCAATGA